In a single window of the Antennarius striatus isolate MH-2024 chromosome 3, ASM4005453v1, whole genome shotgun sequence genome:
- the kdm2ba gene encoding lysine (K)-specific demethylase 2Ba isoform X2, producing MALSLSGDEEEYESESEQRAANRPKPKMGASSAVKLPSNRSASGARRRRTRCRKCEACLRTECGECHFCKDMKKFGGPGRMKQSCIMRQCIAPVLPHTAVCVVCKEAGKEDTLEEEDDKFNFMLMECSICNEIVHPHCLKVSDASGVVNDELPNCWECPKCNHAGKSGKVLKQKRGPGFKYASNLPGSLLRPPREEGDASAAARRRPDDTPRYRPGPTPEEPLHRQPPLLSPCVPPRPRPEDKLRRKRKLFEDEEEEEFGGRKKVKPDEPFFSKLLHHIKTEEEEEEVCEEEQPPLRGGVDGRGRFGDEEEGDDPRSDLLNPFLKGAGADSDQSHCSSPQAGPSSEGGSETQERGPRPKARRKRRLPGRELSRALTQDVQRPPLKAEPEPENQEPRLLFRNGGEPGPPLRPRELNGAPWELRHFYPGPIAPLGFNRSTPTSRPPPPQSPPKCVQMERHVIRPPPISPPPDRLPLRDGRTHPAQREVWMKLFRYLTHPQLCVCMRVCKTWNRWCCDKRLWACIDLKRCSSITPLMLSGIIRRQPVSLDLSWTNISKKQLSWLINRLPGLRMLKLSGCSWAAVSALCSSSCPLLRSLDVQWVEGLKDAQMRDLLSPPTDNRPGQLDTRCKLRNVEDLRLAGLDITDSSLCLISRHMPRLSNLDLSYCNHINDQSVNLLTAAGTTTRDSLTEINLSVCNRVTDHSLNFFKRCGSICQIDLRFCKQVTRTACERFIAEMSVSVPFRLRDDKLLQKSS from the exons ATGGCCCTGTCACTGAGCGGAGACGAAGAGGAGTATGAGTCCGAGTCCGAGCAG CGCGCAGCTAACCGGCCAAAACCCAAAATGGGGGCGTCGTCGGCCGTCAAGCTGCCGTCCAATCGCAGCGCGTCGGGGGCGCGGCGCCGGAGGACGCGCTGCAGGAAGTGCGAGGCGTGTCTGCGCACCGAGTGTGGGGAGTGTCACTTCTGCAAGGACATGAAGAAGTTCGGAGGGCCGGGGCGCATGAAGCAGTCCTGCATCATGAGGCAGTGCATCGCG CCCGTGCTCCCCCACACGgcggtgtgtgtggtgtgtaagGAGGCGGGGAAGGAGGAcacgctggaggaggaggacgacaaGTTCAACTTCATGCTGATGGAGTGTTCCATCTGTAACGAGATCGTACACCCCCACTGTCTTAAG gTGAGTGACGCGTCGGGCGTGGTCAACGACGAGCTGCCCAACTGCTGGGAGTGTCCCAAGTGTAACCACGCTGGGAAGAGCGGGAAA GTGCTGAAGCAAAAACGGGGGCCGGGCTTCAAGTACGCCTCCAACCTCCCGGGGTCGCTGCTGCGGCCCCCCAGGGAGGAGGGCGACGCGTCTGCCGCCGCCCGCAGGAGGCCGGACGACACGCCCCGGTACCGCCCCGGCCCCACCCCCGAGGAGCCGCTGCACCGGCAGCCCCCCCTGCTGTCGCCCTGCGTCCCGCCCCGGCCCCGCCCTGAGgacaagctgaggaggaagaggaagctgtttgaggacgaggaggaggaggagtttggAGGCAggaagaag gtgAAGCCAGACGAGCCCTTCTTCTCCAAACTTCTGCACCACATcaagacggaggaggaggaggaggaggtgtgtgagGAGGAGCAGCCCCCGCTCAGGGGGGGCGTGGACGGGAGGGGCCGTTtcggagacgaggaggagggcGACGACCCCCGGAGCGACCTCCTGAACCCCTTCCTGAAGGGGGCGGGGGCCGACAGCGACCAATCACACTGCAGCTCCCCACAGGCGGGCCCCAGCAGCGAGGGGGGGAGCGAGACGCAGGAGCGGGGCCCCCGCCCCAAAGCGCGCCGCAAGCGCCGGCTGCCGGGCCGCGAGCTGAGCCGCGCCCTGACCCAGGACGTTCAGCGCCCCCCCCTCAAGGCGGAGCCGGAGCCCGAGAACCAGGAGCCCCGCCTTCTGTTCCGCAATGGGGGCGAGCCGGGCCCCCCCCTCAGGCCCCGCGAGCTCAACGGCGCCCCCTGGGAGCTGCGCCACTTCTACCCCGGCCCCATCGCCCCCCTGGGCTTCAACAGGAGCACGCCCACCAGCCGGCCCCCGCCCCCACAGTCCCCACCCAAGTGTGTCCAAATGGAGCGCCACGtcatccgccccccccccatcagcccGCCCCCCGACAGGCTGCCCCTCAGGGACGGCAGGACTCACCCCGCCCAGAGGGAGGTGTGGATGAAGCTGTTCAGATACCTCACACAcccccagctgtgtgtgtgtatgagggtGTGTAAGACCTGGAACCGctg gTGCTGTGACAAGCGTCTGTGGGCGTGCATCGACCTGAAGCGCTGCTCCTCCATCACGCCGCTGATGCTGAGCGGGATCATCCGGCGCCAGCCCGTCTCCCTGGACCTCAGCTGGACCAACATCTCCAAGAAGCAGCTGAGCTGGCTGATCAACCGTCTGCCGG GTCTGCGCATGCTGAAGCTGTCCGGCTGCTCCTGGGCTGCGGTGTCTGcgctctgctcctccagctgccCCCTCCTGCGCAGCCTGGACGTCCAGTGGGTGGAGGGGCTGAAGGACGCCCAGATGAGGGACCTGCTGTCCCCCCCCACCGACAACAGACCAG GCCAGCTGGACACGCGCTGCAAGCTGCGTAACGTGGAGGACCTGCGCCTGGCGGGGCTGGACATCACCGACTCGTCCCTGTGCCTCATCAGCCGCCACATGCCCCGCCTCTCCAACCTGGACCTGAGCTACTGCAACCACATCAACGACCAGTCGGTCAACCTGCTGACCGCCGCCGGCACCACCACCCGCGACTCGCTGACCGAGATCAACCTGTCAG TGTGTAACCGGGTCACGGATCATTCCCTGAACTTCTTCAAGCGCTGCGGCAGCATCTGTCAGATCGACCTGCGCTTCTGTAAGCAGGTGACGCGGACGGCGTGCGAGCGCTTCATCGCCGAGATGTCGGTCAGCGTCCCCTTCCGCCTGAGGGACGACAAGCTGCTGCAGAAGTCCAGCTAG
- the kdm2ba gene encoding lysine (K)-specific demethylase 2Ba isoform X1, whose translation MALSLSGDEEEYESESEQQRAANRPKPKMGASSAVKLPSNRSASGARRRRTRCRKCEACLRTECGECHFCKDMKKFGGPGRMKQSCIMRQCIAPVLPHTAVCVVCKEAGKEDTLEEEDDKFNFMLMECSICNEIVHPHCLKVSDASGVVNDELPNCWECPKCNHAGKSGKVLKQKRGPGFKYASNLPGSLLRPPREEGDASAAARRRPDDTPRYRPGPTPEEPLHRQPPLLSPCVPPRPRPEDKLRRKRKLFEDEEEEEFGGRKKVKPDEPFFSKLLHHIKTEEEEEEVCEEEQPPLRGGVDGRGRFGDEEEGDDPRSDLLNPFLKGAGADSDQSHCSSPQAGPSSEGGSETQERGPRPKARRKRRLPGRELSRALTQDVQRPPLKAEPEPENQEPRLLFRNGGEPGPPLRPRELNGAPWELRHFYPGPIAPLGFNRSTPTSRPPPPQSPPKCVQMERHVIRPPPISPPPDRLPLRDGRTHPAQREVWMKLFRYLTHPQLCVCMRVCKTWNRWCCDKRLWACIDLKRCSSITPLMLSGIIRRQPVSLDLSWTNISKKQLSWLINRLPGLRMLKLSGCSWAAVSALCSSSCPLLRSLDVQWVEGLKDAQMRDLLSPPTDNRPGQLDTRCKLRNVEDLRLAGLDITDSSLCLISRHMPRLSNLDLSYCNHINDQSVNLLTAAGTTTRDSLTEINLSVCNRVTDHSLNFFKRCGSICQIDLRFCKQVTRTACERFIAEMSVSVPFRLRDDKLLQKSS comes from the exons ATGGCCCTGTCACTGAGCGGAGACGAAGAGGAGTATGAGTCCGAGTCCGAGCAG cAGCGCGCAGCTAACCGGCCAAAACCCAAAATGGGGGCGTCGTCGGCCGTCAAGCTGCCGTCCAATCGCAGCGCGTCGGGGGCGCGGCGCCGGAGGACGCGCTGCAGGAAGTGCGAGGCGTGTCTGCGCACCGAGTGTGGGGAGTGTCACTTCTGCAAGGACATGAAGAAGTTCGGAGGGCCGGGGCGCATGAAGCAGTCCTGCATCATGAGGCAGTGCATCGCG CCCGTGCTCCCCCACACGgcggtgtgtgtggtgtgtaagGAGGCGGGGAAGGAGGAcacgctggaggaggaggacgacaaGTTCAACTTCATGCTGATGGAGTGTTCCATCTGTAACGAGATCGTACACCCCCACTGTCTTAAG gTGAGTGACGCGTCGGGCGTGGTCAACGACGAGCTGCCCAACTGCTGGGAGTGTCCCAAGTGTAACCACGCTGGGAAGAGCGGGAAA GTGCTGAAGCAAAAACGGGGGCCGGGCTTCAAGTACGCCTCCAACCTCCCGGGGTCGCTGCTGCGGCCCCCCAGGGAGGAGGGCGACGCGTCTGCCGCCGCCCGCAGGAGGCCGGACGACACGCCCCGGTACCGCCCCGGCCCCACCCCCGAGGAGCCGCTGCACCGGCAGCCCCCCCTGCTGTCGCCCTGCGTCCCGCCCCGGCCCCGCCCTGAGgacaagctgaggaggaagaggaagctgtttgaggacgaggaggaggaggagtttggAGGCAggaagaag gtgAAGCCAGACGAGCCCTTCTTCTCCAAACTTCTGCACCACATcaagacggaggaggaggaggaggaggtgtgtgagGAGGAGCAGCCCCCGCTCAGGGGGGGCGTGGACGGGAGGGGCCGTTtcggagacgaggaggagggcGACGACCCCCGGAGCGACCTCCTGAACCCCTTCCTGAAGGGGGCGGGGGCCGACAGCGACCAATCACACTGCAGCTCCCCACAGGCGGGCCCCAGCAGCGAGGGGGGGAGCGAGACGCAGGAGCGGGGCCCCCGCCCCAAAGCGCGCCGCAAGCGCCGGCTGCCGGGCCGCGAGCTGAGCCGCGCCCTGACCCAGGACGTTCAGCGCCCCCCCCTCAAGGCGGAGCCGGAGCCCGAGAACCAGGAGCCCCGCCTTCTGTTCCGCAATGGGGGCGAGCCGGGCCCCCCCCTCAGGCCCCGCGAGCTCAACGGCGCCCCCTGGGAGCTGCGCCACTTCTACCCCGGCCCCATCGCCCCCCTGGGCTTCAACAGGAGCACGCCCACCAGCCGGCCCCCGCCCCCACAGTCCCCACCCAAGTGTGTCCAAATGGAGCGCCACGtcatccgccccccccccatcagcccGCCCCCCGACAGGCTGCCCCTCAGGGACGGCAGGACTCACCCCGCCCAGAGGGAGGTGTGGATGAAGCTGTTCAGATACCTCACACAcccccagctgtgtgtgtgtatgagggtGTGTAAGACCTGGAACCGctg gTGCTGTGACAAGCGTCTGTGGGCGTGCATCGACCTGAAGCGCTGCTCCTCCATCACGCCGCTGATGCTGAGCGGGATCATCCGGCGCCAGCCCGTCTCCCTGGACCTCAGCTGGACCAACATCTCCAAGAAGCAGCTGAGCTGGCTGATCAACCGTCTGCCGG GTCTGCGCATGCTGAAGCTGTCCGGCTGCTCCTGGGCTGCGGTGTCTGcgctctgctcctccagctgccCCCTCCTGCGCAGCCTGGACGTCCAGTGGGTGGAGGGGCTGAAGGACGCCCAGATGAGGGACCTGCTGTCCCCCCCCACCGACAACAGACCAG GCCAGCTGGACACGCGCTGCAAGCTGCGTAACGTGGAGGACCTGCGCCTGGCGGGGCTGGACATCACCGACTCGTCCCTGTGCCTCATCAGCCGCCACATGCCCCGCCTCTCCAACCTGGACCTGAGCTACTGCAACCACATCAACGACCAGTCGGTCAACCTGCTGACCGCCGCCGGCACCACCACCCGCGACTCGCTGACCGAGATCAACCTGTCAG TGTGTAACCGGGTCACGGATCATTCCCTGAACTTCTTCAAGCGCTGCGGCAGCATCTGTCAGATCGACCTGCGCTTCTGTAAGCAGGTGACGCGGACGGCGTGCGAGCGCTTCATCGCCGAGATGTCGGTCAGCGTCCCCTTCCGCCTGAGGGACGACAAGCTGCTGCAGAAGTCCAGCTAG
- the kdm2ba gene encoding lysine (K)-specific demethylase 2Ba isoform X3: MALSLSGDEEEYESESEQQRAANRPKPKMGASSAVKLPSNRSASGARRRRTRCRKCEACLRTECGECHFCKDMKKFGGPGRMKQSCIMRQCIAPVLPHTAVCVVCKEAGKEDTLEEEDDKFNFMLMECSICNEIVHPHCLKVSDASGVVNDELPNCWECPKCNHAGKSGKQKRGPGFKYASNLPGSLLRPPREEGDASAAARRRPDDTPRYRPGPTPEEPLHRQPPLLSPCVPPRPRPEDKLRRKRKLFEDEEEEEFGGRKKVKPDEPFFSKLLHHIKTEEEEEEVCEEEQPPLRGGVDGRGRFGDEEEGDDPRSDLLNPFLKGAGADSDQSHCSSPQAGPSSEGGSETQERGPRPKARRKRRLPGRELSRALTQDVQRPPLKAEPEPENQEPRLLFRNGGEPGPPLRPRELNGAPWELRHFYPGPIAPLGFNRSTPTSRPPPPQSPPKCVQMERHVIRPPPISPPPDRLPLRDGRTHPAQREVWMKLFRYLTHPQLCVCMRVCKTWNRWCCDKRLWACIDLKRCSSITPLMLSGIIRRQPVSLDLSWTNISKKQLSWLINRLPGLRMLKLSGCSWAAVSALCSSSCPLLRSLDVQWVEGLKDAQMRDLLSPPTDNRPGQLDTRCKLRNVEDLRLAGLDITDSSLCLISRHMPRLSNLDLSYCNHINDQSVNLLTAAGTTTRDSLTEINLSVCNRVTDHSLNFFKRCGSICQIDLRFCKQVTRTACERFIAEMSVSVPFRLRDDKLLQKSS; the protein is encoded by the exons ATGGCCCTGTCACTGAGCGGAGACGAAGAGGAGTATGAGTCCGAGTCCGAGCAG cAGCGCGCAGCTAACCGGCCAAAACCCAAAATGGGGGCGTCGTCGGCCGTCAAGCTGCCGTCCAATCGCAGCGCGTCGGGGGCGCGGCGCCGGAGGACGCGCTGCAGGAAGTGCGAGGCGTGTCTGCGCACCGAGTGTGGGGAGTGTCACTTCTGCAAGGACATGAAGAAGTTCGGAGGGCCGGGGCGCATGAAGCAGTCCTGCATCATGAGGCAGTGCATCGCG CCCGTGCTCCCCCACACGgcggtgtgtgtggtgtgtaagGAGGCGGGGAAGGAGGAcacgctggaggaggaggacgacaaGTTCAACTTCATGCTGATGGAGTGTTCCATCTGTAACGAGATCGTACACCCCCACTGTCTTAAG gTGAGTGACGCGTCGGGCGTGGTCAACGACGAGCTGCCCAACTGCTGGGAGTGTCCCAAGTGTAACCACGCTGGGAAGAGCGGGAAA CAAAAACGGGGGCCGGGCTTCAAGTACGCCTCCAACCTCCCGGGGTCGCTGCTGCGGCCCCCCAGGGAGGAGGGCGACGCGTCTGCCGCCGCCCGCAGGAGGCCGGACGACACGCCCCGGTACCGCCCCGGCCCCACCCCCGAGGAGCCGCTGCACCGGCAGCCCCCCCTGCTGTCGCCCTGCGTCCCGCCCCGGCCCCGCCCTGAGgacaagctgaggaggaagaggaagctgtttgaggacgaggaggaggaggagtttggAGGCAggaagaag gtgAAGCCAGACGAGCCCTTCTTCTCCAAACTTCTGCACCACATcaagacggaggaggaggaggaggaggtgtgtgagGAGGAGCAGCCCCCGCTCAGGGGGGGCGTGGACGGGAGGGGCCGTTtcggagacgaggaggagggcGACGACCCCCGGAGCGACCTCCTGAACCCCTTCCTGAAGGGGGCGGGGGCCGACAGCGACCAATCACACTGCAGCTCCCCACAGGCGGGCCCCAGCAGCGAGGGGGGGAGCGAGACGCAGGAGCGGGGCCCCCGCCCCAAAGCGCGCCGCAAGCGCCGGCTGCCGGGCCGCGAGCTGAGCCGCGCCCTGACCCAGGACGTTCAGCGCCCCCCCCTCAAGGCGGAGCCGGAGCCCGAGAACCAGGAGCCCCGCCTTCTGTTCCGCAATGGGGGCGAGCCGGGCCCCCCCCTCAGGCCCCGCGAGCTCAACGGCGCCCCCTGGGAGCTGCGCCACTTCTACCCCGGCCCCATCGCCCCCCTGGGCTTCAACAGGAGCACGCCCACCAGCCGGCCCCCGCCCCCACAGTCCCCACCCAAGTGTGTCCAAATGGAGCGCCACGtcatccgccccccccccatcagcccGCCCCCCGACAGGCTGCCCCTCAGGGACGGCAGGACTCACCCCGCCCAGAGGGAGGTGTGGATGAAGCTGTTCAGATACCTCACACAcccccagctgtgtgtgtgtatgagggtGTGTAAGACCTGGAACCGctg gTGCTGTGACAAGCGTCTGTGGGCGTGCATCGACCTGAAGCGCTGCTCCTCCATCACGCCGCTGATGCTGAGCGGGATCATCCGGCGCCAGCCCGTCTCCCTGGACCTCAGCTGGACCAACATCTCCAAGAAGCAGCTGAGCTGGCTGATCAACCGTCTGCCGG GTCTGCGCATGCTGAAGCTGTCCGGCTGCTCCTGGGCTGCGGTGTCTGcgctctgctcctccagctgccCCCTCCTGCGCAGCCTGGACGTCCAGTGGGTGGAGGGGCTGAAGGACGCCCAGATGAGGGACCTGCTGTCCCCCCCCACCGACAACAGACCAG GCCAGCTGGACACGCGCTGCAAGCTGCGTAACGTGGAGGACCTGCGCCTGGCGGGGCTGGACATCACCGACTCGTCCCTGTGCCTCATCAGCCGCCACATGCCCCGCCTCTCCAACCTGGACCTGAGCTACTGCAACCACATCAACGACCAGTCGGTCAACCTGCTGACCGCCGCCGGCACCACCACCCGCGACTCGCTGACCGAGATCAACCTGTCAG TGTGTAACCGGGTCACGGATCATTCCCTGAACTTCTTCAAGCGCTGCGGCAGCATCTGTCAGATCGACCTGCGCTTCTGTAAGCAGGTGACGCGGACGGCGTGCGAGCGCTTCATCGCCGAGATGTCGGTCAGCGTCCCCTTCCGCCTGAGGGACGACAAGCTGCTGCAGAAGTCCAGCTAG
- the rnf34a gene encoding E3 ubiquitin-protein ligase RNF34a — protein sequence MKAGASAMWASCCGLLNDVMGAGAVRGQRPFRFAPSAGYSTYPPTSAGSPPPACRACGQSFSVFRRRYLCCACRGSFCSLCCVLQGGLRVCDTCHLLRSTAFQRPRLLRLQVRVLRRYLLLRNVSTDTCREKEELVDLVLRYRGNGDDTPTTPYVDTPTPRPAFVASQEEPLSRSNSSDTTQDTGDATSVSPLPPAPGEDPPEGDPRARRRARPSPLSSLGGVETLSDLGGVETLSDLGGVETLSDLGGVETLSDLGGVETLSDLGGVETLSVRQLKDILQLNAVSYSGCCEKWELVERVGRLHLEGGAHRTSVETSSSSGTTDGERTPLTVADDNLCRICMDAAIDCVLLECGHMITCTRCGKRMSECPICRQYVVRAVHVFRS from the exons ATGAAG GCGGGGGCCTCAGCCATGTGGGCTTCCTGCTGCGGGCTACTGAATGACGTGATGGGCGCGGGGGCCGTCAGGGGCCAGCGGCCGTTCAGGTTTGCCCCCAGCGCGGGGTACTCCACCTACCCCCCCACCAGCGCAGGCAGTCCCCCGCCAGCCTGCAGGGCCTGTGGGCAGAGCTTCTCCGTCTTCAGGAGGAGG TACCTCTGCTGCGCCTGCAGGGGGAGCTTCTGCTCGCTGTGCTGCGTGCTGCAGGGGgggctgcgtgtgtgtgacacCTGCCACCTGCTGAGGAGCACGGCCTTCCAGAGGCCACGCCTCCTGCGCCTGCAGGTGAGGGTCCTGCGCCGGTACCTCCTGCTGCGCAACGTCTCCACGGACACCTgcagggagaaggaggagctggtggaCCTGGTGCTCCGTTACCGGGGCAACGGAGACGACACGCCCACCACGCCCTACGTGGACACGCCCACCCCACGGCCTGCCTTCGTGGCGTCTCAGGAGGAGCCGCTGAGTCGGAGCAACAGCTCTGACACCACCCAG GACACAGGTGACGCCACGTCTGTGTCTCCTCTGCCCCCGGCCCCTGGTGAGGACCCCCCAGAG GGGGACCCCCGGGCACGGCGCCGGGCGCGGCCGTCGCCCCTGAGCAGCCTGGGGGGCGTGGAGACGCTGTCGGACCTGGGGGGCGTGGAGACGCTGTCGGACCTGGGGGGCGTGGAGACGCTGTCGGACCTGGGGGGCGTGGAGACGCTGTCGGACCTGGGGGGCGTGGAGACGCTGTCGGACCTGGGGGGCGTGGAGACGCTGTCGGTCCGGCAGCTGAAGGACATCCTGCAGCTCAACGCCGTCAGCTACTCAGGCTGCTGTGAGAAGTGGGAGCTGGTGGAGCGGGTGGGCCGGCTgcacctggaggggggggccCACAGGACGTCAG TGGaaaccagcagcagctctgggACCACAG ACGGCGAGAGGACGCCACTGACCGTCGCCGACGACAACCTGTGCCGGATCTGCATGGACGCCGCCATCGACTGCGTGCTGCTGGAgtgtggtcacatgatcacctgCACCAGGTGCGGCAAGAGGATGAGCGAGTGTCCCATCTGCCGGCAGTACGTGGTGCGCGCCGTGCACGTCTTCAGGTCCTGA